AAGGTGAAGCTGATAGTGATGGTTTAATTAGCTATGCTCGTGAAAATTTATCTAGGTATAAAGTTCCAAGAAAAATTTTTGACCTTGATGAGCTTCCAAAGGTAAATGGTTGGAAGTTGCTTAGAAGAAAATTAAGAGAAATGTATAAGGACTAATCGTCCATACACTTTAAATTTTAATACTTCCAAGATACCTATAACCATCCAACCCATTATTTTTAAGTATTTCAAATGAAAATGATTCTCTGTTAGCTATATACATGTGAGCTAAACATATTCCCATGTCGATTTTGTTTAATGGTTCTAAGAATTTTTTCTTTAAAAAATTTGGATTTTTCCTATAAACATTTAAATAATCCTCATCATGCGTAAAATACCACGGTTGACTGTTTATAGATGATGGTGCCAGTTGTGCTGGCTTTAATTTCTCATCTTTAAAGTCTGAAATTTCTGCTAATTTTTTCCTATCAGCCTTACTAGATTGCCTGTATAGTTCTCCATCTGCTTTTCCAATAGCTATTAAGATCACAAATTTAAGTGACGAGTCAATATCCACCATGTTTTTATCGCGAATACTTGCCATTTTTATCCAACATGATGCTATACCTATACTTTGCATGAATAAACATATCTGTTGGAAAACAAATCCTATATTTTCTAAATAGTTATCTTTTTGCTCTGAGTAAAGTGCAATAAAATGAGGTGCTCCCCACTTATGCATTGTTTTAATGTTATCTGCATTTAATATTTTATAATCAATTTTTATATCCTCAAATAGGGAGGTGTATTTTTGTAAAAATCATCTATTTTATCAAAAACCTCATCACTTAAAGATTCACTTTTAAACTTTCTACAAGATTGCCTTTTATAAATCATTTCTTCTAAATTCATAGCCATCACAACTTAGTTAAATTCATTCAATATTTAGGATTTGTTTTTAACTATAAATATGCCTATTTATATTGCGAGTGTCCACCAAAATTAATTTTCTGTAAAATAAATTTTTTACTAAAATGAGGATTTTTTAATCTTTTTCAAGCAAAGATAAACTTTTTGGCGAACATCCTTGTATTAAAAAAAAGAATAATTATAATTTTTTAAAATTGATAAACTTCGTTAACCCATATCTAAATAAAACTATTCCTTTTGCACCTCCATTCATTCCTGATTTTGCATCTTTAAAAAGTGTTTGGTAAGAAAGTTTTTTTGGATTAGAATCAGACTTATAAGTCT
The DNA window shown above is from Methanobrevibacter oralis and carries:
- a CDS encoding nitroreductase family protein, producing the protein MKIDYKILNADNIKTMHKWGAPHFIALYSEQKDNYLENIGFVFQQICLFMQSIGIASCWIKMASIRDKNMVDIDSSLKFVILIAIGKADGELYRQSSKADRKKLAEISDFKDEKLKPAQLAPSSINSQPWYFTHDEDYLNVYRKNPNFLKKKFLEPLNKIDMGICLAHMYIANRESFSFEILKNNGLDGYRYLGSIKI